In the Kribbella sp. NBC_00482 genome, one interval contains:
- a CDS encoding VOC family protein: MRLDHVQVSCPPGGEDVARAFYRDALGMTEVEKPELLKARGGCWFKAGAAEIHIGVEQDFTPAKKAHPALAVDDLDALAAQLEALGYPVTWDNETIPGRRRFHTADGHGNRVEIV, translated from the coding sequence ATGCGGCTCGATCATGTGCAGGTGTCGTGTCCGCCGGGTGGTGAGGATGTCGCGCGGGCGTTCTATCGCGATGCGCTCGGGATGACCGAGGTGGAGAAGCCGGAGCTGCTGAAGGCGCGCGGCGGGTGCTGGTTCAAGGCCGGGGCGGCGGAGATCCACATCGGCGTGGAGCAGGACTTCACGCCGGCGAAGAAGGCGCATCCGGCGTTGGCCGTCGACGATCTGGACGCGCTGGCGGCGCAGCTCGAAGCGCTGGGATATCCGGTGACCTGGGACAACGAAACGATCCCGGGCCGCCGGCGGTTCCACACCGCCGACGGCCACGGGAATCGCGTAGAGATCGTGTGA
- a CDS encoding methyltransferase domain-containing protein, translating to MRTSPVWSPQQYGTYADERARPFRDLVERVRASDVRTVVDLGCGPGALTATLRQVWPEAVIRGIDSSPQMLEAAAEYADDHLSFELGDVREWSVEPGSLDVIVTNATLQWVPEQVDLLPGFVRALRPGGWLAIQIPGNGDAPSHAILRELAGAEPYAEYAKDTSLRPDVPGPAEYVDALSAEGCVVDAWETTYFHLLSGDNAVLEWVKGTGARPVLQSLPDDVRPKFEAEYGARLAEAYPQRDYGTLLPFRRIFAVAQKKG from the coding sequence ATGCGCACGTCACCGGTGTGGAGTCCGCAGCAGTACGGCACGTACGCCGACGAGCGCGCCCGGCCGTTCCGGGACCTGGTCGAGCGGGTCCGGGCGAGCGACGTACGAACCGTGGTCGACCTCGGCTGCGGTCCGGGCGCGTTGACCGCGACCCTGCGTCAGGTCTGGCCGGAGGCCGTGATCCGCGGGATCGACAGTTCGCCGCAGATGCTCGAGGCGGCAGCGGAGTACGCCGACGACCACCTGAGCTTCGAGCTCGGCGACGTCCGCGAGTGGAGCGTCGAGCCCGGTTCGCTGGATGTGATCGTCACGAACGCGACGCTGCAGTGGGTGCCCGAGCAGGTCGACCTGCTGCCCGGGTTCGTCCGGGCGCTGCGGCCGGGCGGGTGGTTGGCGATCCAGATCCCGGGCAACGGCGATGCGCCGTCGCACGCGATCCTGCGGGAGCTGGCCGGCGCCGAGCCGTACGCCGAGTACGCGAAGGACACGTCGCTGCGTCCCGACGTACCCGGTCCGGCCGAGTACGTCGACGCGCTCAGTGCGGAAGGTTGCGTGGTGGACGCGTGGGAGACGACGTATTTCCACCTGCTGTCCGGCGACAACGCCGTGCTGGAGTGGGTGAAGGGGACCGGCGCGCGTCCGGTGCTGCAGTCGCTGCCGGACGACGTACGGCCGAAGTTCGAGGCGGAGTACGGCGCTCGGCTGGCGGAGGCGTATCCGCAGCGGGACTACGGGACGCTGCTGCCGTTCCGCCGGATCTTCGCGGTGGCGCAGAAGAAGGGATGA
- a CDS encoding ABC transporter permease — MRRSLLSSLRAHMGRLVAACLAIVLGVGFGSLAMIVHASASHGVNETIGAQYKGVDTVVYPDQVAISPADIAKVQKLPQAAAVVTLTTTYMDVAFPDLVRGANVAIDALYDTQKIAGPGTSSGRLPTATNEIALPARTAAKHKIGVGQSLRISSYDDKSWTVTVVGLLDDSKYVGSASAVATPAAVKIFDPGAYTRGIALAAKPGVSQQQLADAAQAVVASGLTAFTGAAFIQHEVEGLTHGIDVLGGVFGMFAVIALFVACLVIGNTFTIVIAQRTREMALLRCVGASRRQVFSSVIAEATVVGVIASAIGVVFGVALSALGLALSREFDWGMPPVPLHLDLSSIFLPLLLGTLATLVAAVVPARRATKVAPLAALRPEAAPAAATKAGVLRLVLGFLLLAGGGLLLAVGAMQHEVLIGVAGGALSFLGILAIGALLVPALIRVIGALPARGGGVPARIAVANAVRNPRRTAATTSALLIGVTLISLTCVGIASVRKTFDVSMNGQYPVDLMVTTYKEKMPASAEQQLRDIKGITQVVPISTVTVKVGGEDVDVTGIDAGKAGSVIHNAALSDKLKPGTALVTYPVMKRLKLEDGSPVTIGSGQHKVTLTARLAIGVDPITTTSADLAKLAPSVPVTGFWLASDPKADGADVVDAVEQSIPTVKDLSVQGGLAERTSYTKIFDVLLIVGIGLLGVSVLIALVGVGNTLSLSVLERTRENALLRAMGLSRRQLRRMLAVESLLMALVAAGLGIVLGLIYGWTGTSALMGGQTVEGGVEYAVPGTLLVVIAAVAAVAGLLASVLPARRAAKVAPAGALATE; from the coding sequence GTGCGACGTTCGCTCCTCTCCTCGCTGCGCGCCCACATGGGCCGTCTGGTCGCCGCCTGTCTGGCGATCGTCCTCGGGGTCGGCTTCGGCTCGCTGGCGATGATCGTGCACGCGTCGGCGTCGCACGGCGTCAACGAGACGATCGGCGCGCAGTACAAGGGCGTCGACACCGTCGTCTACCCGGACCAGGTGGCGATCTCCCCCGCCGACATCGCCAAGGTCCAGAAGCTGCCGCAGGCCGCGGCGGTCGTCACGCTGACGACCACATACATGGACGTCGCGTTCCCCGACCTGGTCCGTGGGGCCAACGTTGCGATCGACGCCCTCTACGACACGCAAAAGATCGCCGGCCCCGGCACCTCGTCCGGACGGTTGCCTACCGCAACGAACGAGATCGCGCTCCCGGCCCGTACCGCGGCCAAGCACAAGATCGGCGTCGGTCAGAGCTTGCGGATCAGCTCGTACGACGACAAGTCGTGGACCGTCACCGTCGTCGGTCTGCTGGACGACTCGAAGTACGTCGGCAGCGCCTCCGCGGTCGCGACCCCCGCCGCGGTGAAGATCTTCGACCCGGGCGCGTACACCCGGGGGATCGCACTGGCCGCGAAGCCCGGTGTTTCCCAGCAGCAGCTCGCCGACGCCGCGCAGGCCGTGGTCGCGAGCGGACTGACCGCCTTCACCGGTGCGGCCTTCATCCAGCACGAGGTTGAGGGTCTGACCCACGGTATCGACGTCCTCGGCGGCGTGTTCGGGATGTTCGCCGTGATCGCGTTGTTCGTGGCCTGCCTGGTGATCGGCAACACCTTCACGATCGTGATCGCCCAGCGCACGCGTGAGATGGCGCTGCTGCGCTGCGTCGGGGCGTCCCGCCGGCAGGTGTTCTCCTCGGTCATCGCGGAGGCCACCGTGGTCGGCGTGATCGCGTCGGCGATCGGTGTCGTCTTCGGCGTCGCGCTCTCCGCGCTGGGGCTGGCACTGTCCCGCGAGTTCGACTGGGGGATGCCGCCGGTGCCGTTACACCTGGACCTGTCGTCGATCTTCCTGCCGCTCCTGCTCGGCACGCTGGCCACGCTCGTCGCGGCCGTCGTACCGGCGCGGCGGGCGACGAAGGTGGCTCCGCTTGCCGCACTCCGTCCGGAGGCAGCTCCGGCTGCCGCGACCAAGGCCGGCGTACTGCGGTTGGTCCTGGGCTTCCTGCTCCTCGCCGGCGGCGGCTTGCTGCTGGCTGTCGGGGCGATGCAGCACGAGGTACTGATCGGTGTCGCGGGCGGCGCGCTCTCGTTCCTCGGCATCCTCGCGATCGGCGCGCTGCTCGTCCCGGCGCTGATCCGGGTGATCGGCGCGCTGCCCGCCCGCGGTGGCGGCGTACCCGCCCGGATCGCCGTCGCGAACGCGGTCCGCAACCCCCGGCGTACGGCGGCCACCACGTCGGCGCTGCTCATCGGCGTGACGCTGATCAGCCTCACCTGCGTGGGGATCGCCTCGGTGCGGAAAACGTTCGATGTGTCGATGAACGGGCAGTACCCGGTCGACCTGATGGTGACGACGTACAAGGAGAAGATGCCGGCGAGCGCCGAGCAGCAGCTCCGCGACATCAAGGGCATCACACAGGTCGTCCCGATCAGCACGGTGACCGTGAAGGTCGGTGGCGAGGACGTCGACGTGACCGGTATCGACGCGGGCAAGGCCGGTTCGGTGATCCACAACGCGGCACTGAGCGACAAGCTGAAGCCGGGTACGGCGTTGGTCACCTATCCGGTCATGAAGCGGCTGAAGCTCGAGGACGGCTCGCCGGTGACGATCGGCTCGGGGCAGCACAAGGTCACGCTGACCGCCCGGCTGGCGATCGGGGTCGACCCGATCACCACGACCTCGGCCGACCTCGCGAAGCTGGCGCCGAGTGTGCCGGTGACCGGGTTCTGGCTGGCGTCGGACCCGAAGGCGGACGGCGCGGATGTGGTCGACGCCGTGGAGCAGTCGATCCCGACCGTCAAGGATCTGTCCGTGCAGGGCGGACTGGCAGAGCGGACCAGCTACACGAAGATCTTCGACGTACTGCTGATCGTCGGTATCGGACTGCTCGGGGTCTCGGTGCTGATCGCGCTGGTCGGCGTCGGCAACACGCTCAGCCTGTCGGTGCTGGAGCGGACGCGGGAGAACGCGCTGCTCCGGGCGATGGGCCTGTCCCGCCGCCAGTTGCGCCGGATGCTCGCGGTCGAATCGTTGCTGATGGCACTGGTCGCGGCCGGTCTCGGGATCGTGCTCGGTCTGATCTACGGCTGGACCGGGACGAGTGCGCTGATGGGCGGCCAGACGGTCGAGGGCGGCGTGGAGTACGCCGTACCCGGGACCCTGCTGGTCGTCATCGCCGCCGTGGCCGCGGTCGCGGGCCTGCTCGCCTCGGTGCTACCCGCCCGCCGCGCGGCCAAGGTCGCACCGGCCGGCGCACTGGCGACCGAATGA
- a CDS encoding ABC transporter ATP-binding protein gives MSLQTGELAAGRLPQDGEPRTAIRAHELRKVYGQGDTAVAALDGVSVDFGVGQFTAIMGPSGSGKSTLMHCLAGLDTPTEGQVLLGETELTRLPDAELTKIRRDRVGFVFQSFNLLPMLSANDNILLPLELGNRKPDQEWLTTLIEVLGLGDRLTHRPSELSGGQQQRVAVARALVGRPEVVFADEPTGNLDSRSGAEVLGFLRRSVREFGQTVVMVTHDPLAASYADRVVMLADGKLAGELQQPTPESVLDALRQLGA, from the coding sequence ATGAGCTTGCAGACCGGAGAGCTTGCGGCCGGGCGGTTGCCGCAGGACGGGGAGCCGCGGACCGCGATCCGGGCGCACGAGCTGCGCAAGGTGTACGGACAGGGCGACACCGCGGTCGCCGCGCTCGACGGGGTCTCGGTCGACTTCGGGGTCGGCCAGTTCACCGCGATCATGGGTCCGTCGGGGTCCGGCAAGTCGACGCTGATGCACTGCCTGGCCGGGCTGGACACCCCGACCGAGGGCCAGGTGCTGCTCGGCGAGACCGAGCTGACCCGGCTGCCGGACGCGGAGCTGACCAAGATCCGCCGGGACCGGGTCGGCTTCGTGTTCCAGTCGTTCAACTTGCTCCCGATGCTGTCGGCCAACGACAACATCCTGCTGCCGCTCGAGCTCGGCAATCGCAAGCCCGACCAGGAGTGGCTGACCACGCTGATCGAGGTGCTCGGACTGGGCGACCGGCTCACGCACCGCCCGTCGGAGCTGTCCGGTGGCCAGCAGCAGCGGGTCGCGGTGGCGCGGGCCCTGGTCGGCCGCCCGGAGGTCGTGTTCGCCGACGAGCCGACCGGCAACCTGGACTCACGGTCCGGCGCCGAGGTGCTCGGGTTCCTGCGTCGCTCGGTCCGCGAGTTCGGCCAGACCGTGGTGATGGTGACGCACGACCCGCTCGCGGCGTCGTACGCCGACCGCGTCGTGATGCTGGCCGACGGCAAACTGGCCGGCGAGCTGCAGCAGCCGACCCCGGAGAGCGTTCTCGACGCGCTGCGTCAGCTGGGGGCCTGA
- a CDS encoding acyl-CoA desaturase, with the protein MTPPAVATPEAPTRTAPVEDVDTGTLGGEQKKLWEQVALALFIGIPFLAVLAAVPIAWGGFLGWRDIVIAVVFYTVAGHGISIGFHRLFTHKSFKPNRPLKYALAIAGSLAIEGPVIRWVADHRKHHKFSDRDGDPHSPWKYGNTLGALTKGFFHAHVGWLFDTEQTPQRQYAPDLLKDKDVVRVSRMFPVLVAVSLLAPAVIGGLWSWSWTGALTAFFWASLVRIALLHHVTWSINSICHTIGDRPFKSRDKSGNVWWLAILSQGESWHNLHHSDPTCARHGVLKGQLDTSARCIWIFEKSGWVSDVRWPVKERLEARRVDSSARTLKAA; encoded by the coding sequence ATGACTCCACCCGCCGTAGCCACTCCGGAAGCGCCCACCCGTACCGCGCCGGTCGAGGACGTTGACACCGGAACGCTCGGCGGTGAGCAGAAGAAGCTCTGGGAGCAGGTCGCGCTGGCGCTGTTCATCGGCATCCCGTTCCTGGCGGTGCTGGCGGCGGTGCCGATCGCGTGGGGCGGGTTCCTGGGCTGGCGCGACATCGTGATCGCCGTGGTGTTCTACACGGTCGCCGGTCACGGGATCTCGATCGGTTTCCACCGGCTGTTCACGCACAAGTCCTTCAAGCCGAACCGCCCGCTGAAGTACGCGCTGGCCATCGCCGGCTCGCTGGCGATCGAGGGCCCGGTGATCCGCTGGGTGGCCGATCACCGCAAGCACCACAAGTTCTCCGACCGCGACGGCGACCCGCACAGCCCGTGGAAGTACGGCAACACGCTGGGCGCGCTTACCAAGGGCTTCTTCCACGCGCATGTCGGCTGGCTGTTCGACACCGAGCAGACCCCGCAGCGCCAGTACGCACCGGATCTGCTGAAGGACAAGGACGTCGTCAGGGTGTCCCGGATGTTCCCCGTGCTGGTGGCCGTGAGCCTCCTCGCGCCGGCGGTCATCGGCGGCCTCTGGTCCTGGTCGTGGACCGGTGCGCTGACTGCGTTCTTCTGGGCCAGCCTGGTCCGGATCGCGCTGCTGCACCACGTCACCTGGTCGATCAACTCGATCTGCCACACGATCGGCGACCGGCCGTTCAAGAGCCGGGACAAGTCCGGCAACGTGTGGTGGCTGGCGATCCTGAGCCAGGGCGAGTCGTGGCACAACCTGCACCACTCCGACCCGACCTGCGCGCGGCACGGCGTACTCAAGGGACAGCTCGACACGTCCGCCCGCTGCATCTGGATCTTCGAGAAGAGCGGTTGGGTCTCGGACGTCCGGTGGCCGGTCAAGGAGCGGCTGGAGGCCCGTCGTGTGGACTCCTCAGCCCGTACGCTCAAGGCTGCCTGA
- a CDS encoding MarR family winged helix-turn-helix transcriptional regulator produces MEDEVDRLIEAWRRERPDLDVAPMEVLSRVSRLARHLDRARSQAFGTHGLESWEFDVLAALRRAGTPYQLSPGKLLKETLVTSGTMTNRVDRLAARGLVERLPDPHDRRGVLVQLTPAGRDKVDAAMADLLTHERALLGGLSDGDQQKIARALRELVRPFDLEKH; encoded by the coding sequence ATGGAGGACGAGGTCGATCGGCTGATCGAGGCCTGGCGCCGCGAGCGCCCCGATCTCGACGTGGCGCCGATGGAGGTGCTGTCCCGGGTCAGCCGGCTGGCTCGGCATCTCGACCGCGCCCGCAGTCAGGCCTTCGGTACCCACGGTCTGGAGTCCTGGGAGTTCGACGTCCTCGCGGCCCTGCGCCGAGCGGGTACGCCGTACCAGCTGTCCCCCGGCAAGCTGCTCAAGGAAACGCTGGTCACGTCCGGCACGATGACGAACCGGGTCGACCGGCTGGCCGCACGCGGCCTGGTCGAGCGGCTACCGGATCCGCACGACCGGCGCGGCGTGCTCGTCCAACTGACACCCGCGGGCCGGGACAAGGTCGACGCCGCGATGGCCGACCTGCTCACCCACGAGCGCGCGCTGCTCGGCGGCCTCAGCGACGGCGACCAGCAGAAGATCGCCCGGGCGCTACGGGAACTGGTCCGCCCGTTCGACCTGGAAAAGCACTGA
- a CDS encoding TetR/AcrR family transcriptional regulator, with amino-acid sequence MTEPKPRRSGRIRMTSADRREQLITIARGLFAQKGYEATSVEEIAHRAEVSKPVVYEHFGGKEGLYAVVVDREVRALLDGVTGALTAGRAHELVEQAALALLDYIENNSNGFRILVRDSPVGSSTGSFISILSDVATRVEHILAEEFKRRGLDPKNAPMYAQMLVGMVALTGQWWLDARKPKKQDVAAHLVNLAWNGLSGLEVKPVLATRPHK; translated from the coding sequence GTGACGGAACCCAAACCGCGGCGGTCCGGCCGGATCCGGATGACCAGTGCCGATCGTCGCGAGCAACTCATCACCATCGCCCGCGGCCTGTTCGCGCAGAAGGGCTACGAGGCGACCTCGGTCGAGGAGATCGCACACCGCGCCGAGGTCTCCAAGCCGGTCGTGTACGAACACTTCGGCGGCAAAGAAGGCTTGTACGCGGTCGTTGTCGACCGCGAGGTACGGGCGTTGCTCGACGGTGTCACCGGCGCGCTGACGGCCGGCCGGGCGCACGAGCTCGTCGAGCAGGCGGCGCTCGCGCTGCTCGACTACATCGAGAACAACTCCAACGGGTTCCGGATCCTGGTCCGCGACTCGCCGGTCGGGTCGTCGACCGGCTCCTTCATCTCGATCCTCAGCGACGTCGCGACCCGGGTCGAGCACATCCTGGCCGAGGAGTTCAAGCGTCGCGGGCTGGACCCGAAGAACGCCCCGATGTACGCCCAGATGCTGGTCGGCATGGTCGCGCTCACCGGCCAGTGGTGGCTGGACGCCCGCAAACCGAAGAAGCAGGACGTCGCCGCGCACCTCGTCAACCTCGCCTGGAACGGCCTGTCCGGCCTCGAGGTCAAGCCCGTTCTCGCGACCCGTCCACACAAGTAA
- a CDS encoding response regulator transcription factor, translated as MNDDVIRVFLVDDQELVRAGFTMLVDSQADMRVVGQAGDGGEALEKIQVTACDVVLMDVRMPRLDGVEATRRLQSLPEAPRVIVLTTFDLDEYAFAAIKAGAAGFLLKNTPPADLLNAIRQVHSGDAVVSPSTTRRLLEHFAGALPDADVERPDLKDLTAREREVLVEVARGLSNTEIARLFTLSEATVKTHIGRILAKTGLRDRVALVVLGYETGLVRPTK; from the coding sequence ATGAACGACGACGTGATCCGGGTGTTCCTCGTGGACGATCAGGAACTCGTCAGAGCGGGCTTCACGATGCTGGTGGACTCGCAGGCCGACATGCGGGTGGTCGGCCAGGCGGGCGACGGCGGCGAGGCACTCGAGAAGATCCAGGTGACCGCGTGCGACGTGGTCCTGATGGACGTCCGGATGCCGCGGCTGGACGGCGTCGAGGCCACCCGCCGGCTGCAGTCGTTGCCCGAGGCACCGAGGGTGATCGTGCTGACGACGTTCGACCTGGACGAGTACGCGTTCGCCGCGATCAAGGCCGGCGCGGCCGGCTTCCTGCTCAAGAACACGCCGCCGGCCGATTTGCTGAACGCGATCCGTCAGGTGCACTCCGGGGACGCCGTCGTCTCCCCCAGTACGACGAGACGGCTGCTGGAGCACTTCGCCGGAGCACTGCCCGACGCCGATGTCGAGCGGCCCGACCTCAAAGACCTGACCGCCCGCGAGCGCGAGGTGCTGGTCGAGGTCGCCCGCGGCCTGTCGAACACCGAGATCGCGAGGCTCTTCACGTTGTCCGAGGCAACGGTCAAGACACACATCGGCCGCATCCTGGCCAAGACCGGCCTGCGGGACCGGGTCGCCCTCGTCGTCCTGGGGTACGAGACCGGGCTCGTCCGGCCCACCAAGTAA
- a CDS encoding MBL fold metallo-hydrolase — MLTQVGDGVWVRQSEWVWSNAVVVRGESGLVLVDPGIDGADLSELADDVDRLGVPVVAGFSTHPHWDHLLWHSRFGDVPRYATLGCATVAGEVRERAQAMAVESAEGVPLELIGLLSPLPADGGPIPGEIVEHQAHAIGHAAVLLADRGVLIAGDMLSDVLIPLLDARRPDQVCAYETALDRLSAAAEHVDVLIPGHGAVAEGPEVAARLSADRAYIDALRRGEDPADPRLTQDWLAGPHQSNLQQARPSSE; from the coding sequence ATGCTGACTCAGGTGGGTGATGGGGTTTGGGTGCGGCAGAGCGAGTGGGTTTGGAGCAATGCCGTTGTGGTGCGGGGGGAGAGCGGGTTGGTGCTGGTCGATCCTGGGATCGACGGGGCCGATCTGAGTGAGCTCGCCGATGATGTGGATCGGCTGGGTGTTCCGGTGGTTGCTGGGTTCTCGACTCATCCGCACTGGGATCACCTGCTCTGGCATTCGCGGTTCGGGGACGTCCCGCGGTACGCCACGCTCGGGTGCGCGACGGTTGCCGGGGAAGTGCGAGAGCGGGCGCAGGCGATGGCAGTGGAGAGCGCGGAGGGCGTCCCGCTCGAGCTGATCGGGCTCCTCAGCCCGCTGCCCGCGGACGGGGGACCTATACCGGGCGAGATCGTCGAGCATCAGGCGCACGCCATCGGCCACGCCGCAGTACTCCTCGCGGACCGTGGCGTCCTGATCGCCGGCGACATGCTCTCCGACGTACTGATCCCGCTGCTAGACGCCCGCCGCCCCGATCAGGTGTGCGCCTACGAAACAGCACTCGACCGACTCAGCGCAGCCGCCGAGCACGTAGACGTCCTGATCCCCGGCCACGGCGCCGTCGCCGAAGGTCCCGAGGTAGCAGCCCGCCTGTCCGCCGACCGCGCCTACATAGACGCACTACGCCGAGGAGAAGACCCGGCCGACCCCCGCCTAACCCAAGACTGGCTAGCCGGCCCCCACCAATCGAACCTGCAACAGGCCCGACCTTCATCCGAATGA
- a CDS encoding sensor histidine kinase: MTGMLTARPLPARSKAFDLFLAGGLCMMFGFLSLAQAHWSGILAFGMLVPLIWRRTHPELVFFVVCSVAALQWLAAIELMPGNVGLLVALYAISVYGDVRLSRIALGIGGLGVLMATSRYWSNSDWKQQVTMMVALGALVFGVWAFGERRRTRGLYVAQLEERAAQLERDRDREAKLAVSNERTRIAREIHDVVAHGLSIMIVQADGGLYAADQSPEAAKKALATIGDTGRASLTEMRKMLGLLKQDEQNELDPNQPRPQPGVSSLPELIDNVREAGLSVSYDVTGEPRDLPALLGLTAYRIVQEGLTNTLKHAGPGARTSVSLDFGREMLTVVVTDDGRGAGVAPSSDPGHGLVGMRQRASVSGGTVSAGPKAGGGYEVIARLPYNLPTGE; encoded by the coding sequence ATGACGGGGATGCTGACCGCGAGGCCGCTGCCTGCCCGGAGCAAGGCGTTCGACCTGTTCCTGGCCGGCGGCCTCTGCATGATGTTCGGCTTCCTGTCGCTGGCTCAGGCGCACTGGAGCGGCATCCTCGCGTTCGGCATGCTGGTCCCACTGATCTGGCGCCGCACCCACCCCGAACTGGTCTTCTTCGTCGTCTGCTCGGTCGCAGCCCTGCAGTGGCTCGCTGCCATCGAGCTGATGCCCGGCAACGTCGGCCTGCTGGTCGCGCTGTACGCGATCTCCGTGTACGGCGACGTACGGCTGAGCCGGATCGCGCTGGGCATCGGCGGTCTCGGCGTCCTGATGGCGACCTCGCGGTACTGGTCGAACTCGGACTGGAAGCAGCAGGTCACGATGATGGTCGCGCTCGGCGCGCTCGTCTTCGGCGTCTGGGCGTTCGGCGAGCGCCGCCGTACCCGCGGCCTGTACGTCGCTCAGCTCGAGGAGCGGGCCGCCCAGCTCGAACGGGACCGTGACCGCGAGGCCAAACTGGCCGTGAGCAACGAGCGGACCCGGATCGCCCGCGAGATCCACGACGTGGTGGCGCACGGCCTGTCGATCATGATCGTCCAGGCCGACGGCGGGCTGTACGCCGCGGACCAGTCCCCCGAGGCGGCGAAGAAGGCGCTCGCCACGATCGGCGACACCGGGCGCGCGAGCCTGACCGAGATGCGCAAGATGCTCGGCCTGCTCAAACAGGACGAGCAGAACGAGCTCGACCCGAACCAGCCCCGCCCGCAACCCGGCGTCTCCAGCCTGCCCGAGCTGATCGACAACGTCCGGGAAGCCGGGCTCAGCGTCAGCTACGACGTCACCGGAGAACCCCGCGATCTCCCGGCGCTGCTCGGGCTGACGGCGTACCGGATCGTCCAGGAGGGTCTGACGAACACGCTGAAACACGCCGGGCCGGGGGCGCGGACGTCCGTCAGCCTGGACTTCGGGCGCGAGATGCTGACCGTGGTGGTCACCGACGACGGCCGCGGCGCCGGCGTCGCGCCGAGCTCGGACCCGGGTCACGGCCTGGTCGGGATGCGGCAACGCGCCTCGGTCTCGGGCGGTACGGTGAGCGCCGGACCGAAGGCGGGCGGTGGTTACGAGGTGATCGCCAGACTGCCGTACAACCTGCCGACTGGAGAGTAA